From the Desulfotomaculum sp. genome, the window GGTCGTAGCCAAGCACGGTACCGGAGCCGGAGGTGGGCTCCAGGATGCCGCACAGCATCCGGATTGTAGTCGATTTTCCCGAGCCGTTCGGTCCGAGGAAGCCATATATTTCCCCCTGCTTGATGTTCATTGATATCTTATTGACGGCAACGAAGGAACCAAAAACACGGGTCAGTTCGCGGGTGGTCACGACGTATTCCATTTAAACCGCCTCTTTCCCGGTAAGGGATACAAAAACGTCTTCCATGGAAGGAGTGATTTCTTCAAAACTGATAATGTGAATTCCTTTTTCGGAAAGCAGGCTGGTTATTCCGGCTTTTGCCCTTTCAGTATCGTTTACGGACACGTGGCACCTGTCGCCGTAAACATTGGCCTCCACCACTTCCGGGAGATTTTCAAGAAAATCAAGATCTTTGACGTCCGCCTTGATTTCCAAGATTTTTTGCGGAATCTGGCTTTTTAGGAAATCCGGGGCGCCTGCCGCCGCAATCTTCCCCCCGTCCATGAGGGCCACTTTTTTGCAGAGTTCCGCCTCATCCATGTAGGGAGTTGAAACAAGAAGAGTCACACCGTCTCTATTCAGCCGATACAATATTTTCCAGAATTCTTTGCGGGATTGGGGATCTACTCCAAAGGTCGGCTCATCCAGAATCATCAAACTTGGCCTGGCCACCAGAGCGCAGGTAAGAGCAAGCTTTTGCTTCATTCCTCCGGAAAGGTTGTCGGCTAAACGAGACTTAAATTCAATT encodes:
- a CDS encoding ABC transporter ATP-binding protein, with translation MIEARQLTKMFGLLAAVNNVSIEVRQGDIFGLVGPDGAGKTTLLRMLCGLITPTSGAVALFGGGQKNNRKSAGVFGYMPQRFSLYGDLTVWENIHFFGSLYDLSTKTIRERADEILEMTDLIEFKSRLADNLSGGMKQKLALTCALVARPSLMILDEPTFGVDPQSRKEFWKILYRLNRDGVTLLVSTPYMDEAELCKKVALMDGGKIAAAGAPDFLKSQIPQKILEIKADVKDLDFLENLPEVVEANVYGDRCHVSVNDTERAKAGITSLLSEKGIHIISFEEITPSMEDVFVSLTGKEAV